From a region of the Streptacidiphilus albus JL83 genome:
- a CDS encoding PP2C family protein-serine/threonine phosphatase, with product MAGRPPEGPPRDPVAARGRRAFYRARRKLRRSAVDYFRGDASDWLPFVALLLVMPLLTVMTVLAPLWCPPTALVVPVLIGALLLRPGSLVLLYAVAATALGVDSVVLGPGGNGKFTPGAVIVVTAVGAGGLFLAQLRNRVGVPWRGGGSMLFDLRERLKVQSQIPSLPEGWHAEMALRPAGGQSFSGDFLVAARTGEDKRVLEAVLADVSGKGMDAGSRALLLSGAFGGLLGSLPPHEFLPAANGYLLRQEWDEGFASAVHLVLDLDNGEYELLSAGHLPGMQRCMGDGNWETKEAEGPLLGIYDGAKFNGLRGRMRHGDVLMLCTDGMVEVPGRDLTEGMDRLMGEADRLMGSTFTGTAWRLIESVAKDLNDDRALLLIWRE from the coding sequence ATGGCAGGCCGACCGCCCGAGGGACCGCCTCGGGACCCAGTCGCGGCACGGGGGCGCAGAGCGTTCTACCGGGCCCGCCGAAAGCTGCGCCGATCCGCTGTCGACTACTTCCGCGGTGACGCCTCCGACTGGCTGCCCTTCGTCGCCCTGCTGCTGGTCATGCCGCTGCTGACGGTCATGACCGTGCTCGCCCCGCTCTGGTGCCCGCCCACCGCGCTGGTGGTGCCGGTCCTCATCGGGGCGCTGCTGCTGCGCCCCGGCAGCCTGGTGCTGCTGTACGCGGTCGCCGCCACCGCGCTGGGCGTCGACTCGGTCGTGCTCGGCCCGGGCGGCAACGGCAAGTTCACCCCCGGCGCGGTGATCGTGGTCACAGCCGTCGGCGCCGGCGGGCTGTTCCTCGCCCAGCTCCGCAACCGGGTCGGCGTGCCCTGGCGCGGCGGCGGCTCGATGCTGTTCGACCTCCGCGAGCGACTGAAGGTGCAGAGCCAGATCCCGAGCCTGCCCGAGGGCTGGCACGCCGAGATGGCGCTGCGCCCGGCCGGCGGCCAGTCCTTCTCCGGGGACTTCCTGGTCGCCGCCCGCACCGGCGAGGACAAGCGGGTGCTGGAGGCCGTCCTCGCCGACGTCTCCGGCAAGGGCATGGACGCCGGCTCCCGCGCCCTGCTGCTCTCCGGAGCCTTCGGCGGCCTGCTCGGCTCCCTGCCGCCGCACGAGTTCCTGCCCGCTGCCAACGGCTACCTGCTGCGCCAGGAGTGGGACGAGGGCTTCGCGAGCGCCGTCCACCTGGTCCTGGATCTGGACAACGGCGAGTACGAACTGCTGTCGGCCGGTCACCTGCCGGGGATGCAGCGCTGCATGGGCGACGGCAACTGGGAGACCAAAGAGGCCGAGGGCCCGTTGCTGGGTATCTACGACGGCGCCAAGTTCAACGGGCTGCGTGGCCGGATGCGCCACGGGGACGTACTGATGCTCTGCACCGACGGGATGGTCGAGGTCCCCGGGCGGGACCTCACCGAGGGCATGGACCGGCTGATGGGAGAGGCCGACCGGCTCATGGGGTCGACCTTCACCGGCACCGCCTGGCGGCTCATCGAGAGCGTGGCCAAGGATCTCAACGACGACCGGGCACTACTGCTGATCTGGCGCGAATAG
- a CDS encoding WXG100-like domain-containing protein → MALDPPSEVVQFLQFIGVNWPSINEDTVREVAGFVAEFADSIESTHQDATDTIGAMGDAYQADSYQQLVQRWADMSATHMTELLDACRNVVTALNAAADYIVAMKVSAIAELVGLAAAFVAEQAAAVVTFGASEAAAVATDELAEQAMDFLEQQLVQYIISEVVEAGFKALGPVIERAIEGFVFNAAAGALGVSTGPGYAVHPEKLRGHAATMRGHAETVSSHAALLSSRLAGVTYT, encoded by the coding sequence ATGGCGCTCGATCCGCCGTCGGAGGTGGTGCAGTTCCTTCAGTTCATCGGCGTGAACTGGCCGTCGATCAACGAGGACACGGTGCGCGAGGTGGCCGGCTTCGTGGCGGAGTTCGCGGACAGCATCGAGAGCACCCACCAGGACGCCACCGACACCATCGGCGCGATGGGGGACGCCTACCAGGCCGACTCCTACCAGCAGCTGGTCCAGCGCTGGGCGGACATGTCCGCCACCCACATGACCGAACTGCTGGACGCCTGCCGCAACGTGGTGACCGCGCTGAACGCCGCGGCCGACTACATAGTCGCGATGAAGGTCTCGGCCATCGCCGAACTGGTCGGCCTGGCAGCGGCGTTCGTCGCCGAGCAGGCGGCCGCGGTGGTCACCTTCGGTGCGTCGGAGGCGGCCGCGGTGGCCACCGACGAACTCGCCGAGCAGGCGATGGACTTCCTGGAACAGCAGTTGGTGCAGTACATCATCTCCGAGGTGGTGGAGGCGGGCTTCAAGGCCCTGGGCCCGGTGATCGAGCGGGCGATCGAGGGCTTCGTCTTCAACGCCGCAGCAGGGGCGCTGGGCGTCAGCACGGGGCCCGGCTACGCGGTCCACCCGGAGAAGCTGCGCGGCCACGCCGCCACGATGCGCGGCCACGCCGAGACGGTGTCCAGTCACGCCGCCCTGCTGAGCAGCCGGCTCGCGGGAGTGACCTACACATGA
- a CDS encoding WD40 repeat domain-containing protein, whose protein sequence is MGTVVEGRRIPPLGAGRRSAGLALLGWLDDPSAPRLCRVAGAPGAGKSHLLAWLFLACTTPGTPVEQRVHAVLPADGVGVRGAAWSLAQQLGLLAHDPEELIAALAADDRRTVVCVPELDRAVDPERLITRLLLPMLELPQVRLIVEAGAGGPAARVLGDPAAAAVLDLDDPQWTDRQRFAAWCAKRGADAGAYPCPGLALGPTGRPEPAGVVDLLARVPMTPDGRLDLRSAGEDLLSEIWTAIARAGDSGPPSPALSLLADPLLGVLARPLAVAAALEAREGMFGVRAAAFARAWNAAGPALVDEPDPAVRAAVLRTRLLGVDDAAAAVLADAAVPSSPWSARWAHWRDEPAGDTWPGPAVAAACYGVLSSGRASARVLLADPSGIVRMYEAADGSRLGSVPVANPRPLSGLAVAADGSVLLLDAWGAVEVVPRGEPGPGVKALVEEVTAVRAAAGGALSAVATVHGLEPPPVAFGDASGLVHWCEDAEDPDGIRSVRLHQGPVTALAATLLSADSDSDDDQDEDADPDPGFPLLVSGGLDGAVRLWGPDSVPMAEPADQRACPVTAVAVAVLDGNRDAARAGLTTAAAWSDGLVRIRRLNDPDGVLEFRLGSRVESMALTADGLLVLGLPDGVVAIDL, encoded by the coding sequence GTGGGCACGGTCGTGGAGGGGCGACGGATTCCGCCGCTCGGGGCGGGGCGGCGGTCGGCGGGGCTGGCCCTGCTCGGATGGTTGGACGACCCGTCGGCACCGCGGCTCTGCCGGGTCGCCGGGGCGCCGGGGGCGGGCAAATCGCACCTGCTGGCCTGGTTGTTCCTGGCCTGCACGACCCCGGGGACGCCGGTCGAGCAGCGGGTGCACGCGGTCCTGCCCGCCGACGGTGTGGGCGTACGCGGCGCGGCCTGGTCGCTGGCGCAGCAACTCGGTCTGCTCGCCCATGATCCCGAGGAGTTGATCGCCGCGCTCGCCGCCGACGACCGGCGCACCGTGGTCTGCGTGCCCGAGCTGGACCGGGCGGTCGACCCCGAACGACTGATCACTCGACTGCTGCTGCCGATGCTGGAGTTGCCGCAGGTCAGGCTGATCGTGGAGGCGGGCGCCGGCGGTCCGGCGGCCCGCGTGCTCGGTGACCCGGCGGCTGCGGCCGTCCTCGACCTGGACGACCCGCAGTGGACCGACCGGCAGCGCTTCGCCGCCTGGTGCGCCAAGCGCGGGGCCGACGCGGGCGCGTACCCCTGCCCGGGCCTGGCGCTCGGGCCGACCGGTCGGCCCGAGCCGGCCGGCGTGGTGGACCTGCTCGCCAGGGTGCCGATGACCCCGGACGGCCGCCTCGACCTGCGTTCGGCCGGGGAGGACCTGCTCTCGGAGATCTGGACGGCGATAGCCAGGGCGGGGGATTCAGGTCCGCCGTCTCCCGCCCTCTCCCTGCTGGCCGACCCGCTGCTCGGGGTGCTGGCCCGGCCGCTCGCGGTCGCCGCCGCCCTGGAGGCCCGCGAGGGCATGTTCGGGGTCCGCGCCGCAGCCTTCGCCCGGGCCTGGAACGCCGCCGGCCCCGCGCTGGTGGACGAGCCCGACCCCGCTGTCCGGGCCGCCGTGCTGCGCACCCGGCTGCTGGGCGTGGACGACGCCGCAGCGGCCGTGCTGGCCGATGCGGCCGTGCCGTCGTCTCCCTGGTCCGCCCGTTGGGCACACTGGCGGGACGAGCCCGCCGGGGACACCTGGCCCGGCCCCGCCGTCGCGGCGGCCTGCTACGGGGTGCTGAGTTCGGGCCGCGCCTCAGCTCGCGTCCTGCTCGCCGATCCGAGCGGCATCGTGCGGATGTACGAGGCCGCCGACGGCAGCCGCCTCGGTTCCGTCCCGGTGGCGAACCCCAGGCCGCTGAGCGGCCTCGCCGTGGCCGCCGACGGCTCGGTCCTGCTGCTCGACGCCTGGGGCGCGGTCGAGGTGGTGCCCCGGGGTGAGCCGGGACCGGGGGTCAAGGCGTTGGTCGAGGAGGTCACCGCAGTGCGGGCGGCGGCCGGGGGCGCGCTCAGCGCGGTTGCGACGGTGCACGGACTGGAGCCGCCCCCGGTGGCCTTCGGCGACGCGTCCGGACTGGTGCACTGGTGCGAGGACGCCGAGGACCCGGACGGGATCCGGAGCGTACGCCTGCACCAGGGGCCGGTCACCGCCCTGGCCGCGACCCTGCTCAGCGCCGACAGCGACAGCGACGACGACCAGGACGAGGACGCCGATCCCGACCCCGGCTTTCCGCTGCTGGTGAGCGGCGGCCTCGACGGGGCCGTCCGGCTCTGGGGCCCGGACTCCGTCCCGATGGCGGAGCCGGCCGACCAGCGCGCCTGCCCGGTGACCGCCGTTGCCGTCGCCGTGCTCGACGGTAACCGCGACGCGGCGCGCGCAGGGCTGACGACGGCCGCCGCCTGGTCCGACGGACTGGTCCGGATCAGGCGCCTGAACGACCCCGACGGCGTGCTGGAGTTCCGGCTCGGCTCCCGGGTCGAGTCCATGGCCCTGACAGCCGACGGGCTGCTGGTGCTCGGCCTGCCCGACGGGGTGGTCGCGATCGACCTCTGA
- a CDS encoding NUDIX hydrolase, which translates to MSVAGVIVDHRGRALLVQRRDNGHWEPPGGVLESGETIPDALQREVLEETGIKIALPATLTGVYKNMTGLIVSLVFRCEAIDGTLTTGDETRALRWATRDEVTDLADEAYAIRVLDALDVMSPPAVRAHDGVKLI; encoded by the coding sequence GTGAGCGTCGCCGGAGTCATCGTCGACCACCGGGGCCGCGCGCTCCTGGTCCAGCGGCGGGACAACGGCCACTGGGAGCCCCCGGGCGGCGTGCTCGAATCCGGCGAGACGATCCCCGACGCCCTCCAGCGCGAAGTACTGGAGGAGACCGGCATCAAGATCGCACTCCCAGCCACCCTCACCGGCGTCTACAAGAACATGACCGGCCTGATCGTGTCCCTGGTCTTCCGCTGCGAGGCCATCGACGGCACCCTGACCACCGGTGACGAGACCAGGGCACTGCGCTGGGCAACCCGCGACGAGGTCACCGACCTTGCCGACGAGGCGTACGCGATCCGCGTCCTGGACGCCCTTGATGTCATGTCGCCGCCCGCAGTCCGAGCGCACGACGGCGTCAAACTCATCTAG
- a CDS encoding ATP-binding protein: protein MDEYMSSPRVWGLSCPGLPEEISRARRWVREILSETPCSDDAALIVSELGTNALRHTASGDPHGTFHVIVALSDHVLSISVTDDGETDTVPKIEQPGPEATRGRGLGMVSVLAAHVEIRPGAHGQTVTAELLMPDTSPRGLTCH from the coding sequence ATGGACGAGTATATGAGTAGCCCACGGGTCTGGGGGCTCAGTTGCCCAGGATTACCCGAAGAAATCAGCCGGGCCCGCCGCTGGGTACGCGAAATCCTCAGCGAAACACCCTGCTCCGACGACGCCGCCCTGATCGTCAGCGAGCTGGGCACCAACGCCCTCCGCCACACCGCCAGCGGCGACCCCCACGGCACGTTCCACGTGATCGTCGCCCTGTCGGACCACGTGCTCTCCATCTCCGTGACCGACGACGGCGAGACCGACACCGTCCCGAAGATCGAGCAGCCGGGCCCCGAGGCGACAAGGGGCCGAGGGCTCGGCATGGTGTCCGTCCTGGCCGCACACGTAGAGATCCGTCCCGGGGCCCACGGGCAGACCGTAACCGCAGAGCTGCTGATGCCGGACACCAGCCCAAGGGGGCTGACGTGCCACTGA
- a CDS encoding SUKH-4 family immunity protein, which produces MGSVLVKIDWARVEVPSGHLLKFRPELAVRLWPDPDDARFASEFGIPWTGGLFSLLSGVAGENPGRPADSYENSPESEPEETPVGRLFRFGWLSDDTALYVSTADGTIWFSDSNSDVEYEQVHRDLSSLVYLLLLLESERPVEGGYAPYEKWEESIRIISEKITRWDDLPCADPRGYWGMFFDSYPMY; this is translated from the coding sequence GTGGGTAGTGTGCTGGTGAAAATTGACTGGGCGAGAGTGGAGGTGCCGAGCGGGCACCTCTTGAAGTTTCGTCCGGAGCTTGCTGTACGGCTCTGGCCCGATCCGGATGACGCACGGTTCGCATCGGAGTTCGGGATCCCTTGGACCGGCGGGCTCTTCTCCTTGCTGTCCGGTGTTGCCGGAGAGAACCCGGGGCGGCCTGCAGATTCTTATGAGAATTCGCCGGAGTCGGAACCGGAAGAGACTCCGGTCGGTCGACTCTTTCGGTTCGGCTGGCTCTCCGACGACACTGCACTCTATGTAAGTACGGCCGACGGCACGATCTGGTTCTCCGACTCCAATAGTGATGTCGAATACGAGCAGGTGCATCGGGACCTGTCGTCGCTGGTCTACCTGCTGCTGCTATTGGAGAGCGAGAGGCCGGTCGAAGGTGGATACGCACCCTATGAGAAATGGGAGGAGTCGATCCGCATCATTTCGGAAAAGATCACTCGGTGGGACGATCTTCCGTGTGCCGATCCCCGTGGCTACTGGGGAATGTTCTTCGATTCCTATCCGATGTACTGA
- a CDS encoding nucleic acid/nucleotide deaminase domain-containing protein, producing MTSDELTAALLAHFGAQGLRSNPVAPEGPLRGPGLPVQVGVYFSAAGPAEPLALGQYAEQQGQEAGPMAGQLRLGTDRGAEFYLAPDGSVRAALLGTGLPDLPVNSSVAAFVEGLLLLDRQLPALSDAEDRPGALAGYQQLRQALIALDAAAFEYRESWWPRVLDDLRRPLNTDSSAAFEYLDSRGEKQIATAIGSIGLPHPEELAWYRLRAEGVRAEQVTRVYCELEACMMPGHYCSLWMARTFPNAAFTHSFDYGETAASREAGVKELMRSVAELRDRQ from the coding sequence ATGACGAGCGACGAGCTGACGGCCGCGCTGCTGGCGCACTTCGGGGCGCAGGGGCTGCGGAGCAATCCCGTCGCGCCGGAGGGGCCGCTGCGCGGGCCCGGGCTGCCGGTGCAGGTGGGGGTGTACTTCAGCGCCGCAGGTCCGGCTGAGCCGCTCGCGCTGGGGCAGTACGCGGAGCAGCAGGGCCAGGAGGCCGGGCCGATGGCCGGTCAGCTGCGGCTCGGCACCGACCGGGGCGCGGAGTTCTACCTCGCGCCCGACGGCTCCGTCCGGGCGGCCCTGCTCGGCACCGGGCTGCCGGACCTGCCGGTCAACAGCAGCGTCGCGGCCTTCGTCGAAGGCCTGCTGCTGCTGGACCGTCAGCTGCCGGCGCTGAGCGACGCCGAGGACCGCCCCGGGGCGCTGGCTGGCTACCAGCAGCTGCGGCAGGCGCTGATCGCGCTGGACGCCGCCGCGTTCGAGTACCGGGAGAGCTGGTGGCCCCGGGTGCTGGACGATCTGCGCAGGCCGCTCAACACCGACTCCTCGGCGGCGTTCGAGTACCTCGACAGTCGGGGTGAGAAGCAGATCGCGACCGCGATCGGGAGCATCGGCCTGCCGCACCCCGAGGAGCTGGCCTGGTACCGGCTGCGGGCCGAGGGCGTCCGGGCGGAGCAGGTCACCCGGGTCTACTGCGAGTTGGAGGCGTGCATGATGCCGGGCCACTACTGCTCGCTGTGGATGGCCCGGACGTTTCCGAACGCCGCGTTCACCCACAGCTTCGACTACGGCGAAACCGCCGCCTCGCGCGAGGCGGGCGTGAAGGAGCTGATGCGCAGCGTGGCAGAGTTGCGCGACCGGCAGTAG
- a CDS encoding VOC family protein codes for MELVQVRLVVTDFTACFRFYRDVLGLKPQVDDEAGPYGKFSLPEGNAAIAIQQREHLVQSTPWLRGAPDGRVDGQLLVLKVDDVDAVVADLRSRGAEFLAEPETQWERLRVAYLRDPEGNLIEWQQWLAPRPPQ; via the coding sequence ATGGAACTGGTGCAGGTGCGACTGGTTGTGACGGACTTCACCGCATGCTTCCGGTTCTACCGGGACGTGCTCGGACTGAAGCCGCAGGTGGACGACGAAGCCGGCCCCTACGGGAAGTTCAGCCTCCCCGAGGGCAACGCCGCCATCGCGATCCAGCAGCGCGAGCACCTGGTGCAGAGCACCCCGTGGCTGCGCGGGGCCCCCGACGGCCGGGTGGACGGCCAGCTGCTGGTACTGAAGGTGGACGACGTCGACGCGGTGGTCGCCGACCTGCGCTCCCGGGGAGCGGAGTTCCTGGCGGAGCCGGAGACCCAGTGGGAGCGGCTCCGGGTGGCGTACCTGCGGGACCCGGAGGGGAACCTGATCGAGTGGCAGCAGTGGCTGGCCCCCCGTCCCCCGCAGTAG
- a CDS encoding SUKH-4 family immunity protein, translating into MLVKVDWPSVAAGIPRGHLLKVRPEVAARIWADPDDAQFAEHFGIPYCRGLFQMYAAVGVADPDNPRGSSVVGPEFVPHDSPHGKLMPLGDLYGGTLYAHAADGGIWVEDPESETEYELIHADLSSLSYMLYLLEAERPLPESDPHTRDWIAAEERIRAKITHWDEIPCAEAEGFWGRFFESYLMY; encoded by the coding sequence GTGCTGGTGAAGGTGGACTGGCCGTCAGTGGCGGCGGGTATCCCGCGTGGGCATCTCCTGAAGGTTCGGCCGGAGGTGGCTGCACGGATCTGGGCCGACCCGGACGACGCGCAGTTCGCAGAGCATTTCGGGATCCCGTACTGTCGAGGCCTCTTTCAGATGTACGCCGCAGTGGGGGTGGCAGATCCCGACAACCCCAGGGGCTCGTCGGTCGTAGGGCCGGAGTTCGTGCCCCATGACTCCCCGCACGGAAAGCTCATGCCGTTGGGTGATCTCTACGGCGGGACTCTCTACGCCCACGCGGCCGACGGCGGTATCTGGGTGGAAGACCCGGAGTCGGAGACCGAGTACGAGTTGATCCATGCGGACCTCTCCTCGTTGTCGTACATGCTCTACCTTTTGGAGGCGGAGCGCCCGCTGCCGGAGAGCGATCCGCACACGCGTGACTGGATTGCCGCAGAGGAAAGAATCCGAGCGAAGATCACCCATTGGGACGAGATTCCCTGTGCCGAAGCCGAGGGCTTTTGGGGCAGATTCTTCGAGTCTTATCTCATGTACTGA
- a CDS encoding nucleic acid/nucleotide deaminase domain-containing protein — translation MSEAIANALKNGTDEVLVPAVHDTENALKRAFHSVADGAEQVAGNVEETEAGLAKDLTRAGGKDAENVKTYFIDDDGSVQALKDGELHPITADDSSGIRTILDSDDKAVDPSPEDMRKKYHGNKDKNNPGESGVQSTKISAPTDLSKAVEDARFARGDYSGGNYAALKYHDDDGNEFILVGKSSYARNHSERSIGKPMLGGREMNVKELYTEREPCQASPNCKRWLGRYFEKANPGLSVTHGVKYDAALGKEERNAGHEAYIAALRDNHGLPGRPPTMGNGAFD, via the coding sequence ATGAGCGAGGCGATAGCCAACGCCCTCAAGAACGGCACCGACGAGGTCCTGGTCCCGGCCGTCCACGACACCGAGAACGCCCTGAAGCGCGCGTTCCACTCGGTCGCCGACGGCGCGGAGCAGGTGGCCGGCAACGTGGAGGAGACCGAGGCCGGCCTCGCCAAGGACCTGACCCGCGCCGGCGGCAAGGACGCCGAGAACGTCAAGACCTACTTCATCGACGACGACGGTTCGGTCCAGGCACTCAAGGACGGCGAACTCCACCCCATCACCGCCGACGACAGCTCCGGCATCCGCACCATCCTGGACTCCGACGACAAGGCAGTCGACCCTTCGCCGGAGGACATGAGGAAGAAGTATCACGGAAACAAGGACAAGAATAATCCCGGTGAGAGCGGGGTGCAGAGCACCAAGATATCTGCGCCGACCGACCTGTCCAAAGCGGTGGAGGATGCCAGATTCGCCCGGGGGGACTACTCCGGTGGCAACTATGCGGCGCTGAAGTATCACGACGACGACGGAAACGAATTTATCCTGGTCGGAAAGAGCTCCTACGCACGGAACCACTCGGAGAGGTCGATCGGGAAACCGATGCTGGGTGGCCGGGAGATGAATGTAAAGGAACTCTACACCGAACGGGAGCCCTGTCAGGCGTCGCCCAACTGCAAGCGATGGCTCGGGCGCTATTTCGAGAAGGCGAATCCGGGTCTCAGTGTCACTCATGGGGTTAAGTACGATGCTGCACTGGGGAAGGAGGAACGCAATGCCGGGCACGAGGCCTACATTGCCGCATTGCGTGACAACCACGGCCTCCCCGGTCGCCCGCCCACCATGGGCAATGGCGCTTTCGACTAG
- a CDS encoding integrase encodes MSTVIASEANPGRENEDCAVGGPELVVVVDGAGTPKRLDTGCVHGTAWYARRLALAMYDEAVDGTDGLADGLATAIERTARRHAGSCDLGDPMTPSATVAVLRVRQQEQRLEWLVLADATVALDLPTGPLTASDHRVSELTRAQRVELAEVLAPLDPVARLDTLVRAQRSMMNVHGGYWVAAADPKAAGEALTGSVPLAEVGLAAALSDGAARLVDDFGVMGWPGLLALLAAEGPAELIARTRAAERSDPDGLRWPRGKRHDDATAAIVRLG; translated from the coding sequence GTGAGCACTGTGATCGCCAGTGAGGCGAACCCCGGGCGGGAGAACGAGGACTGCGCGGTGGGCGGTCCGGAGCTGGTCGTCGTGGTGGACGGGGCCGGGACGCCGAAGCGGCTGGACACCGGCTGCGTCCACGGGACCGCCTGGTACGCGCGGCGGCTCGCGCTGGCGATGTACGACGAAGCGGTGGACGGGACGGACGGGCTGGCGGACGGGCTGGCCACCGCGATCGAGCGCACCGCGCGGCGGCATGCCGGGAGTTGCGACCTCGGCGACCCGATGACCCCCTCGGCCACGGTCGCGGTGCTCCGGGTGCGGCAGCAGGAGCAGCGGTTGGAGTGGCTGGTGCTCGCCGATGCGACGGTGGCCCTCGACCTGCCGACCGGGCCGTTGACCGCCTCCGACCACCGGGTCTCCGAGCTGACGCGGGCACAGCGGGTGGAGCTGGCCGAGGTGCTGGCGCCGCTGGACCCGGTGGCGCGGTTGGACACGCTGGTGCGGGCGCAGCGGTCGATGATGAACGTCCACGGCGGCTACTGGGTCGCTGCCGCCGATCCGAAGGCCGCCGGAGAGGCGCTGACCGGGTCCGTCCCGCTGGCGGAGGTCGGGCTGGCGGCGGCGCTCAGCGACGGCGCGGCCCGGCTGGTCGACGACTTCGGGGTGATGGGCTGGCCCGGACTGCTGGCACTGCTCGCGGCCGAGGGGCCGGCGGAGCTCATCGCCCGGACCCGCGCGGCGGAGCGCAGCGACCCGGACGGTCTGCGCTGGCCGCGTGGCAAGCGGCATGACGACGCGACGGCGGCGATCGTCCGCCTGGGCTGA
- a CDS encoding SUKH-4 family immunity protein: MLVEVDWDVIVVEKALGSPVRMRPDCAARIWGDAAAASFAATVGFHCGEGPFRILAGISVRESEASATAFQESTIPFEALPVDTPHGNFQPIGVIFDNQVFTDPADGSVWISDIDCDIEYEKMHQDVSSFAYMLYLLKAERPRDEEDPDGLDWCEAVDSIRQKITRWDVTPFADADGFWERYLDSYPVY, from the coding sequence ATGCTGGTAGAGGTCGACTGGGATGTGATCGTCGTCGAGAAGGCGCTTGGCAGCCCGGTCAGGATGAGGCCCGACTGCGCTGCCCGGATCTGGGGCGATGCGGCCGCCGCCAGCTTCGCAGCGACGGTCGGATTCCACTGCGGCGAGGGCCCGTTCAGGATTCTGGCGGGCATCAGTGTGCGGGAGTCGGAGGCCTCGGCGACTGCCTTCCAGGAATCCACGATTCCCTTTGAGGCGCTGCCCGTCGACACGCCGCACGGTAATTTCCAGCCCATCGGGGTCATCTTCGACAACCAGGTGTTCACCGATCCCGCCGACGGTTCGGTCTGGATCTCCGACATCGACTGCGACATCGAGTACGAGAAGATGCACCAGGACGTGTCTTCCTTTGCCTACATGCTGTACCTGCTGAAGGCGGAGCGGCCGAGGGACGAAGAGGATCCGGACGGCCTCGACTGGTGCGAGGCCGTCGACTCGATCCGGCAGAAGATCACCCGCTGGGATGTGACTCCCTTTGCCGATGCGGACGGCTTCTGGGAGAGATATCTCGACTCCTACCCCGTGTACTGA
- a CDS encoding DUF6348 family protein, whose protein sequence is MPQPQRLQLIQHCIVREMACLGREFVIDVEDGLVRGPGTTAVTVRDHADATGGHVDLGYVLRLGDGTGPVVWDCAAGLGRTEEERLENAVRMWRTTTASAVVELLERRGVHGDHYPPGAPGGMAGWHTVQGPACVFGFHSGPLGDWVAENQLLSAIADQIRPQLREPALNGVRFFFGGRSGDEVAEVRVNGESVPDASAALRGLSWPRGERLSWARCFVLLAADPHALGGVEGQVRRAERTTGAGVGLLRRWLSS, encoded by the coding sequence GTGCCCCAGCCCCAGCGGCTCCAGCTCATCCAGCACTGCATCGTGCGAGAAATGGCCTGCCTCGGGCGTGAGTTCGTGATCGACGTGGAGGACGGCCTGGTACGTGGCCCGGGGACCACCGCCGTGACCGTGCGCGACCACGCGGACGCCACCGGCGGCCATGTCGACCTGGGCTACGTGCTGCGGCTCGGCGACGGCACCGGGCCGGTCGTCTGGGACTGCGCGGCCGGACTCGGGCGGACCGAGGAGGAGCGGCTGGAGAACGCCGTCCGGATGTGGCGGACGACCACCGCCTCCGCCGTGGTCGAACTGCTGGAACGGCGCGGCGTCCACGGCGACCACTATCCGCCCGGAGCCCCCGGGGGAATGGCGGGCTGGCACACCGTCCAGGGGCCGGCCTGCGTCTTCGGCTTCCACAGCGGTCCGCTGGGCGACTGGGTGGCGGAGAACCAGCTGCTGTCGGCCATCGCCGACCAGATCCGACCACAACTGCGGGAACCCGCCCTCAACGGCGTCCGCTTCTTCTTCGGCGGACGCTCCGGCGACGAGGTCGCCGAGGTGCGGGTGAACGGGGAGTCGGTGCCGGACGCCTCGGCGGCGCTGCGCGGCCTCTCCTGGCCCAGGGGCGAACGGCTGTCCTGGGCCCGGTGCTTCGTGCTACTGGCCGCCGATCCCCATGCCCTGGGTGGGGTGGAGGGACAGGTACGGCGGGCAGAGCGAACTACCGGAGCGGGCGTGGGGCTGCTCCGGCGCTGGCTGTCGTCCTGA